One Syngnathoides biaculeatus isolate LvHL_M chromosome 4, ASM1980259v1, whole genome shotgun sequence DNA window includes the following coding sequences:
- the LOC133499630 gene encoding hydroxycarboxylic acid receptor 2-like: MHCNFTTSLLVRTLPTILSVEFVLGALSNGLALWIFCFHLRPWKSSTVFLFNLAMADFLLNMILPFRASYYSSGVKWRFGQTLCNMSQFMLALNRTGSTLFLMAIAVDRYIRVVHPHSRVNSLSPSKAMCGAAALWLVTVCLTANALTLQNLRSDYCESFLVETSAKGNRLWHKFNFLFSCWMPLLVILFCTVRIVAQLRGRQLSHHGKIKKALWFIIVVVLLFAVCFLPSNITQLLIWIKTQEAMRNLPESEVCDAMDNLTVVFYMTVSLTYLNSALDPVVYYFSSPTFKNICRKSLHLPLAETTESIEKRTRETGSHSCSHI, translated from the coding sequence ATGCATTGCAACTTCACCACGAGCCTTCTGGTCCGCACGCTTCCCACCATCCTGTCGGTGGAGTTTGTCCTTGGGGCACTGAGCAACGGGCTGGCTCTGTGGATCTTCTGCTTCCACTTGCGGCCCTGGAAGAGCAGCACTGTGTTCCTTTTCAACCTGGccatggctgacttcctgctCAACATGATCCTGCCCTTCCGCGCCAGCTACTACAGCTCGGGGGTCAAGTGGCGCTTCGGCCAGACCTTGTGTAACATGTCACAGTTCATGCTGGCACTCAACCGCACCGGGAGCACGCTTTTCCTCATGGCCATCGCCGTGGATCGCTACATCCGCGTGGTGCATCCCCACAGCCGCGTCAACTCCTTGAGTCCCTCCAAGGCCATGTGCGGGGCGGCTGCCCTGTGGTTGGTCACCGTATGCTTGACGGCCAACGCCCTGACCCTGCAAAACCTCCGCTCAGACTACTGCGAGAGCTTCTTGGTGGAGACCTCGGCCAAGGGCAACCGGCTCTGGCACAAGTTCAATTTCCTGTTTTCCTGCTGGATGCCGCTCCTGGTGATCCTCTTCTGTACGGTGCGCATTGTGGCTCAACTGCGGGGGcggcagctgagccaccatggcaAGATTAAGAAGGCGTTGTGGTTCATCATCGTGGTGGTTTTGCTCTTTGCCGTCTGTTTCCTGCCAAGTAACATCACGCAGCTCCTCATCTGGATCAAAACCCAGGAGGCCATGAGGAACCTCCCGGAGTCTGAGGTGTGCGACGCCATGGACAACCTTACCGTTGTCTTCTACATGACTGTCAGCCTCACGTATCTCAACAGCGCCCTGGACCCGGTGGTCTACTACTTTTCCAGCCCCACTTTCAAGAACATCTGCAGGAAATCCCTGCACCTGCCCCTTGCGGAGACCACAGAAAGCATAGAGAAGAGAACCAGGGAGACCGGCTCACACTCATGCAGCCATATTTAG